One segment of Prionailurus bengalensis isolate Pbe53 chromosome E3, Fcat_Pben_1.1_paternal_pri, whole genome shotgun sequence DNA contains the following:
- the NCF1 gene encoding neutrophil cytosol factor 1 isoform X3: MGDTFIRHIALLGFEKRFVPSQHYKQLKEMFPIEAGDINAENRIIPHLPAPRWFDGQRVAESRQGTLTEYFGALMSLPVKISRCPHLLDFFKVRPDDLKLPTDNQVKKPETYLVPKDSKNNSVTDITGPIILQTYRAIADFEKSSGSQMALATGDVVDVVEKSETGWWFCQMKTKRGWVPASYLEPLDSPDEAEDPEPNYEGEPYVTIKAYTAQMEDEVSLQEGETIDVIHKLLDGWWVVRKGDVTGYFPSMYLQKSGQDAAQAQRQIKSRGAPPRRSSIRNAHSIHQRSRKRLSQDTYRRNSVRFLQQRRRQARPEPQRSAREQAQTGGAKPQPAVPPRPSADLILHRCSESTKRKLASAV; this comes from the exons AAACAGTTAAAGGAAATGTTTCCTATTGAGGCCGGGGACATCAACGCAGAGAACAGGATCATCCCCCACCTGCCAG CCCCGCGGTGGTTCGACGGGCAGCGGGTCGCTGAGAGTCGCCAGGGCACCCTCACCGAGTACTTCGGTGCGCTCATGAGCCTGCCTGTCAAGATTTCCCGCTGTCCCCACCTCCTCGACTTCTTCAAGGTTCGCCCCGACGACCTCAAGCTCCCCACGGACAACCA GGTGAAAAAGCCAGAGACTTACCTGGTGCCCAAAGACAGCAAGAACAACAGCGTCACGG acATCACGGGCCCCATCATCCTGCAGACGTACCGCGCCATCGCTGACTTCGAGAAGAGCTCGGGCTCCCAGATGGCTCTGGCCACGGGCGACGTGGTGGACGTCGTGGAGAAGAGCGAGACTG GCTGGTGGTTCTGCCAAATGAAGACAAAGCGAGGTTGGGTCCCCGCATCCTACTTGGAGCCCCTGGACAGTCCTGATGAGGCAGAGGACCCCGAGCCCAACTATGAAG GTGAGCCCTACGTCACCATCAAAGCCTACACTGCCCAGATGGAGGACGAAGTGTCCCTGCAGGAGGGCGAAACCATCGATGTCATTCACAAGCTGCTGGATGGCTGGTGGGTCGTCAG GAAAGGCGACGTCACAGGCTACTTTCCATCCATGTACCTACAGAAGTCTGGGCAGGATGCAGCCCAGGCCCAACGCCAGATCAAGAGCCGAGGGGCGCCGCCCCGGAG GTCGTCCATCCGCAACGCACACAGCATCCACCAGCGGTCGCGGAAGCGCCTCAGCCAGGACACCTATCGGCGCAACAGTGTCCGTTTTTTGCAGCAGCGCCGCCGCCAGGCGCGGCCCGAGCCGCAGCGCTCAG CAAGGGAACAGGCGCAGACTGGAGGCGCAAAACCACAGCCCGCGGTGCCCCCGCGGCCCAGCGCAGACCTCATCCTGCACCGCTGCAGCGAGAGCACCAAGCGGAAGCTGGCGTCCGCAGTCTGA